The Candidatus Nealsonbacteria bacterium CG07_land_8_20_14_0_80_39_13 genome window below encodes:
- a CDS encoding tRNA 2-thiouridine(34) synthase MnmA: MIKDRKKIAVAMSGGVDSSVAVALLQKSGYNVMGVFMKLWKEPQCDSPAESRARETAKLLKIPFHVINLKKEFKKKIVDSFLKEYKAGRTPNPCVHCNKEIKFGLLLDKTRTLGADFLATGHYVRLGREIPNIKYKLLKGRDGEKDQSYFLWRLNQKQLKHVLFPVGDYTKTEVRKMAKELKLPTAETPESQEICFIHDPAVAGSRKLREKTEDFLKRYIKPRPGDIIDEKGEFLGRPACNALQAKRSNAGRHQGLCLYTIGQRKGIRLSGGPYFVIDKNIKKNLLIVSKNEKDLNRREIIVKNVNWISGKEPKLPLKIELKIRYRSKPVKAIISKFQVSNYRLQVDKSQRAVTPGQSAVFYLKNELLGGGTIE; this comes from the coding sequence TGATGGGGGTCTTTATGAAACTCTGGAAAGAGCCACAATGCGACTCTCCGGCCGAATCTCGAGCGAGGGAAACGGCTAAACTTCTTAAAATTCCTTTCCACGTCATCAATCTCAAAAAAGAATTCAAGAAAAAAATAGTTGACTCTTTTTTAAAAGAATACAAAGCCGGCAGAACTCCCAACCCTTGCGTCCATTGCAACAAGGAAATAAAATTCGGCCTGCTTTTGGACAAAACGCGGACTCTCGGCGCTGATTTTCTGGCCACAGGACACTATGTCCGCCTCGGGCGGGAAATCCCAAACATAAAATACAAATTGTTGAAGGGAAGGGATGGAGAGAAAGACCAGAGCTATTTTCTTTGGCGTTTAAATCAAAAACAATTGAAGCATGTTTTATTTCCTGTCGGCGATTATACAAAGACAGAGGTAAGGAAAATGGCTAAAGAATTAAAACTGCCGACGGCAGAAACTCCGGAATCGCAGGAGATTTGTTTTATCCATGACCCCGCCGTAGCGGGATCCCGCAAGCTGCGGGAAAAAACAGAAGATTTTTTAAAGCGCTATATTAAGCCGAGGCCGGGAGATATTATTGATGAAAAAGGAGAATTCTTAGGCAGGCCTGCCTGCAACGCTTTACAAGCGAAGCGTAGCAATGCGGGCAGGCATCAGGGTCTTTGTCTTTATACTATCGGGCAAAGAAAGGGGATCAGGCTTTCCGGCGGACCTTATTTCGTCATAGATAAAAATATTAAAAAAAATCTCCTCATTGTTTCTAAAAACGAAAAGGATTTAAATAGGAGGGAGATCATTGTTAAAAATGTAAACTGGATTTCCGGTAAAGAACCGAAACTGCCCTTAAAAATAGAGTTGAAGATAAGATACAGAAGTAAGCCGGTCAAGGCCATTATTTCAAAGTTCCAAGTTTCAAATTATAGGTTACAAGTTGATAAATCCCAGCGCGCTGTTACCCCCGGCCAATCCGCCGTCTTCTACCTGAAAAACGAACTTCTCGGTGGCGGAACAATCGAGTAA
- the hypC gene encoding HypC/HybG/HupF family hydrogenase formation chaperone produces MCIGVPGKVILIKGDTAKIEQNGHSHWVNVSSLTEKVKKGDYLLTYQDVAINKVSAKQAKEVLKLHNK; encoded by the coding sequence ATGTGCATTGGAGTCCCGGGAAAAGTCATCTTAATAAAAGGGGATACGGCTAAGATTGAGCAGAACGGCCACTCTCACTGGGTGAACGTTTCTTCTTTGACCGAAAAGGTTAAAAAAGGGGATTATCTGCTCACTTACCAAGACGTAGCCATAAACAAAGTTTCGGCAAAACAAGCCAAAGAAGTTTTGAAATTACACAACAAATAA